From the Fusobacterium ulcerans ATCC 49185 genome, the window TATCAATTTAAGTCCAATAATATCAAAAAAGAACAAAAACAACTATTTATTTCCCGAAAACTTTATTTTTTTCCTCGAAATTTATTTTTTATTACAATCTATAAAAATCTTCAAAATAATTTTCACTTATTTTTTTTAATATACTTCTTCCTAAATATATTTTCTGTCCACTATTTGTCATTACATACTCTTCTTTGTAATCTATCTCCTTTATCTTCTTTATATTGAGAATTATCCCTCTTTCAATTCTTATAAAATCTGAATCTTCCATAAATTTTTCAATTTCTGTAAGTGATTTTTTTAGAAAATATGAATTCCCATCAACAATAGCAAAAGATTTTTTCTGATTCCTGTCATATGAAAAATACTCAATGTCTTCCATAGGAATTATTACATCTTTAAAACTATCAGACAATATAACCTTATTTCGCTTATTTAATTTTACTTTATCTAATTTTTCTGTAAAAAATTTCTCAAAGAATATATATTCATCTCTTCCATGAAAAGACATTTTATTTATAAAATCGCTATATCTCTTCAAGAATTTTGTTTCTACTCTGTCAGAATAAATATATATTTTCTCTAGATTATCAAAAGATATATTTTCAATATTAAAAATATTATTATCAGTTATAAGGATGCTTTTTTCTATAAAGCATATCTCAAAATTTTCTACTCTTTCAATATCAAAAGTAAAAGTTTCTTTTAAAAGGTAAAAAAACAAATCATCTCCATAAAATAGAAATTTCATTATTTTTCACCTCCGCTGTTTCCAGCCAGTTTTGCTCTTATTATCCCTAGTATTTCAATTTTTTTCTTATCATCAACTTTTTCTATAAGGCCAGCTAATTCTTTTATATAGAACAAATCTTTTTCCAAAACTTCTATTTTTCTATTAAGTTCTTTTTCTATTTTTTTATAATGATGTATTTGAAGATTTTTAAGCAGAAGATTTTCAATTACAGGAGCTACTTCCAATGTAAGTTTTTTCAAATTTTTAAGTTTTCTCCTGTATAACAGCATACGAGGATCTTTTATATAAATAAATCCTAAAAGTTTATTTCTGTTCTGTATCTTTATTCTTATATCATATTTCTTTCCTTCAAAAATGGGAGAAAAGGTTATCAATGGCTCATCTTCATATTCACTGGAATCAAAATCCAGATCAAATACTATCATTTTAAATTCTATCAGCCTGAACATTTTCATATATCCATCTTCAAGAAAAATATAAAATTCATTTAAGGATTCAATTCCTTTCAATTTATTTAAAAAATTATCAAAGTTCACTTCTTCCTGTTCTGAAAAGAACAAAAAAACAAAAGAAATAATTTCTACAGATATTATTATTGCAAGCATTCCAGTAACATATCCTGTAAGTATATTTTTCTTTATAAAGTAACTTATAGTTATAAAGGTTATTAATATCCTTGTTACATTAAAATTTATAGTTCTAAAAAACTGATTATCTGTTGTAAGTTTGATATCTTCAAGCTGCACATGAACAAAAAGTATATTAAGCATAAAATGAGCCATAAATTCAAAATTTCCATATAAATTCAGTTCATTGTAAATATATATACTGCATAAAAGCTGTATTGAGAAAAGTATAAAATAGTAAAGAGATTCTTTTTTCTTATTTTTATTTTTATTGTAAAAAATTGAAATAAAACTGAATATCATTATTATAACAATGAATCCATTTTTAAAATAATCAAAAAATATCTGAAGTCCCAGAGTTGGACTCATAAAATCTTCAGTAAAATATATAGCATGAAATTCTTTAATAGCAAGAGAAAGTGGAAAAACTGTCGCAAGTATAAGAATAAGATTTATTACATTTATTATCTTTGATTGTTTATTAAATAATAATTCCCAGAAATATTTTATAAATCTTATATAGCCGCAAAATACAAATATCCAGCTTAGAATAGTAAGAAACACTTTAGTATTATCAAAAGGCAGAACATAACTTAAAATTTCTGTCCCTATGGCAAATGAAAAATAAAGAGAGCCTATATACAATATGCTTTCTTTGCAAGTCTTATGAAAAAGTATAGTAAGAAGAATAAGATATGTCAGATATCCACTTCCTAAGAATAGTATAATATATCTTTTATAGGCATAGATAAGAGACATATTTACATTTTCAGTCACTACATCTATTTTTAAAAGCTGTATTAAATCTGATATTCTTGAATAATCTGTAAATTCTTCTTTAAAAGGTATATCTCCTATAAAATTTAAACATATAAATGATAAAAAAAGAAAAAATATTATCAATACAATCTCAGACACATGATTTTTTCTCGCAATTTCTATTAGTTTCATCTTCCACCAACCCTTATAAACCTTATTTTCTTTTTTCATTATAGCATTTTTTATTAAAAAGTATTTTAAATTTTAAGAGTTTTTATCTTCATATACATCAGCTCATTATTTTTCACTGCACAATATATTCTACAATCCTCTTAAAAAATTTTTTCAGCTCATTATTTAAAATTTTATTTATTCTAAAAATCGCTTTTTAACATTAATTTTCTTTTAAACAACAAAATATTTTCTTTTTAAAATTATTTTGTTTAAAAATATATTGATTTTCAAAATAAAATGTTTTATAATTCTATTATCAGAAAAAATAAAATGAAAAAAGGAGAGTTATAATTATGAAAACTGGAATTTTTTATGGAAGTACAACTGGAGTTACACAAGATATCTCTGAAAGAGTGGGAAAACTATTAAATGCAGATGTTATGCCAGCATCTGATATCGATAAAATAAAAGATTATGATCTAGCTATCCTTGCTACATCTACATGGGGTATGGGAGATCTTCAAGATGACTGGTTTGATCCTCTTGATAAATTAAAAACAATGGATCTTGCTGGAAAGAAAATAGCTTTCATAGGAGTAGGAGATCAAGAAGGATTTGGAGATACTTTTGTTGACGGAATAGGAATAATCTATGATGAAATAAAAGGTAAGGGAATCACTCTTCTAGGAAAAACTTCTACTGATGGATATTCATTCTCAGATTCAAAAGGTGCAGATGATGGTGAGTTCTTAGGACTTGTTATTGATGAAAATAATCAAAGCAACCTTACTGATGAAAGAATAGCTGCATGGGTTGAAAAATTAAAATAATTATATAAATAAAAAGAGAATGGCTAATTTGTCATTCTCTTTTTTATTATTTATATTCTATTTTGTATGCCAAAATCTCCAACTGCTATTCCTTCAGCTATCATAAAATTTCCAGCAATATCTAAATTATATACTCTATCTCCATATTCAATGCAGCTTATTGAAGATATTTTATATTTTTCTCCATAAACCATGACTATTTCATCATTTTCATCTATTGCATCTGCTCTTTTTATTCCTGCTGTAGTTTTTATAGGGTGATTATCTGTAAGTATAATTTTTGAGCCATTTTTTAATTCTATACACATCATGTGTTCTTCTCTTCCCTGCCATACATTTCTTACTATTTTAGGTTCTCCTAAATCACACATTACCATATCTCCTATTCTTATCTCTCTAATAGGTTTTTGTGATCCATCAGCCATAAGTATTCTAGTATTTTCTTCTAAGCACATCTGCATCATCCTCCATAAATAATAAATATAACCCCATTTCCCTTAATACAATTATAACTTATTTTTTATTATTTTCAAAAGAATAATACTATTTTTTTACAGGTATCTGAATTTCAGTGACATATTCATTTACATTATCTGTAATATGTATCTCTATATGGTATATTTCAATTATATCTCCTATTACAGTAAGATTATTTTCCTCTATATATTTTTTTAAAAAAGTATAATGATCTCTTACTTTTTCATAGCTTCCCTTAAATACAAAAGTGAGATACCATCCCTTTTCTATCACATTTTCTGTCCTGTCAGCAGTTATTACAAATGTACTGCTGTAATCAAGATATTTTCCATTTTCCCAATTCTCTTTAAGAATAGTAGTTCCAACTTCACTTTCAGTAAAAATAAAATCATTATCATCTGGCAGTTTCTTTTTGAGTTTTTTAAGTTCAAAATCTATCTCCCATTCCTCATGAAAGTTTCCTTTTTTATATAAGATATATCTTTTATTTATTTCTCGCAACACAGGTTTTTCATATTCTTCAAAATCTTCAAAATACTCTATATTCTTCTTTTTATCTTCAAGTTCTTTTTTTAATTCAGAAAGTTTTTTTAGATTTTCCTCTATTTTTACAAGCTGAAAATCTATGACTTCTTTTGTTTTTATTAAACTTCTGTCTTCCATAAAATTTATTATCTCTTTCAGCCCAATTCCTAAATTTCTTAAGTTTCTTATATTATTCAGCTTCCAAATCTGTTTTTGAGAATAGTATCTATATCCATTCTCATCTCTTATATCTGGGATAATTAAGCCTATTTTCTCATAATGCCTTAATATATCGCTGCTTATATTATAAAGTTTGCTTATCTCTCCAATTTTATACAATTTTTTCATAATGTCCCCTCATTAAACTCTGTAAATTAAATTTTTTCCTTTAATTATATCATATTTTTCTTGACCTTAGAATCGTTCTAAGGTTTAAAATATAATCAAATATTAAAAGGAGTGATTTATATGAAAGAAAAAAATTCATTAATAAGGACCATACTGAGGTATAGTATACCTTCTGTAATCTCTATGTGGATGTTCACTATTTATACTATGGTAGATGGTATCTTCATTGGAAAATATGTTGGTCCTTTAGGTCTTGCAGGAGTAAATATTACTATGCCTCTTATCAATTTCACATTTGCTGTTGGAATAATGATAGCTGTTGGAAGTTCAACAATGATAGCTATACATTTTGGTGAAGGTGACTGAACAGCTGGGAATAAAATATTTACTACAGCAACTTTAGCTTTAGCTGTTTTTGGAATAATTCTCTCAATTCTTATAACAATATTTATAGAACCTGTTATCCACTTTTTAGGTGGCAGTGGAGTATTATTCCCATATGTAAAAGATTATATGAGTGTTGTTATTTTATTCTGTACTTGTTATATGGTTGGTTATGCCCTTGAAATATATATAAAAGTAGATGGTAATCCAGTGTACCCAGCTATCTGTGTTATGACTGGAGGTATTATCAATGTAGGTTTAGATTATCTTTTTGTTGTAGTATTTCCCTATGGAATAAAGGGAGCTGCTTTTGCTACCGGAATGTCTCAGCTTACATCTACTTCTATGCTTCTTTTCTATATACTTTTTAAAACTAAAAAAATAAGATTTGTAAAATTAAAATTCTCATTTAAAGAATTATTAAAAATTTCTAAGATTGGTTTTGCTGAAT encodes:
- a CDS encoding flavodoxin, which translates into the protein MKTGIFYGSTTGVTQDISERVGKLLNADVMPASDIDKIKDYDLAILATSTWGMGDLQDDWFDPLDKLKTMDLAGKKIAFIGVGDQEGFGDTFVDGIGIIYDEIKGKGITLLGKTSTDGYSFSDSKGADDGEFLGLVIDENNQSNLTDERIAAWVEKLK
- a CDS encoding MerR family transcriptional regulator, whose amino-acid sequence is MKKLYKIGEISKLYNISSDILRHYEKIGLIIPDIRDENGYRYYSQKQIWKLNNIRNLRNLGIGLKEIINFMEDRSLIKTKEVIDFQLVKIEENLKKLSELKKELEDKKKNIEYFEDFEEYEKPVLREINKRYILYKKGNFHEEWEIDFELKKLKKKLPDDNDFIFTESEVGTTILKENWENGKYLDYSSTFVITADRTENVIEKGWYLTFVFKGSYEKVRDHYTFLKKYIEENNLTVIGDIIEIYHIEIHITDNVNEYVTEIQIPVKK
- a CDS encoding Hint domain-containing protein; the encoded protein is MCLEENTRILMADGSQKPIREIRIGDMVMCDLGEPKIVRNVWQGREEHMMCIELKNGSKIILTDNHPIKTTAGIKRADAIDENDEIVMVYGEKYKISSISCIEYGDRVYNLDIAGNFMIAEGIAVGDFGIQNRI
- a CDS encoding LytTR family DNA-binding domain-containing protein, yielding MKFLFYGDDLFFYLLKETFTFDIERVENFEICFIEKSILITDNNIFNIENISFDNLEKIYIYSDRVETKFLKRYSDFINKMSFHGRDEYIFFEKFFTEKLDKVKLNKRNKVILSDSFKDVIIPMEDIEYFSYDRNQKKSFAIVDGNSYFLKKSLTEIEKFMEDSDFIRIERGIILNIKKIKEIDYKEEYVMTNSGQKIYLGRSILKKISENYFEDFYRL